Sequence from the Cucumis sativus cultivar 9930 chromosome 1, Cucumber_9930_V3, whole genome shotgun sequence genome:
ttaagaaaaaaagtcacAAAGGCAGCCAAggtgttaaatttttttaattttttttatagaacgtgaagagagaagaaaataaaagaaaaattatatatattttaaacttttttttccctttaaaaatatgttttttgtttgattaatttaaactttaagttggaagaaaaatagaagtattaattaaaagaaactcTTGGGACATGAAAAAGGCCAAAACTTAAAAGTAGTTGAAATTGTGAATTGACCAACTTGGattttttagataaataataagaaaacttcttctaagaaaaaaaattataattaaatttttattcactgacatcaaacataaaaatggTATCgattaaacttctaaaatattgttgatataacgataatttatatcatttaatattgtttttgaaaGTAGTAGAGTTGATATGTGGATGATTCTAAAAGACAATAGAAGAAAATTCTATTGAGAGAGTCTAAATTAATTGTGAGTCTCACTAGAGTGTTTTTcgaagaaaatttaaattgaagtattttcttaaataataaaaatagcaTATGTACAAACGACttaataacaaacaaatattttaacagTTGTGTGTTACACAATAATCGTGGCTAACTAGGAACTATTTCGTTTAGatactattttgattttgttattatttctatacttttaaaaagtgattattttttttcatttgtttttatttatattccatTTTGATGGACTAAAATTGTtgctttttaaaagtatatgtaGACTATAATTCAAagttgaaatataattaaaacgAATCAATGTTGTAAGTCCAGTGGCCTGAAATAAACATACTAGTATTTGAATTATATCATTTCTTTACACTTTGTTtgaccaaaatttaaattactaCGGTTGAttggtaaaataaaatattttaaatggatCAAACACAACTCAACTAGCTAGTTAAGATACTTTTACATTTTAcgaacaaattaaatgtttaaatttatgcTATTATTACTACGTACcaatgaactaaaaaaacgatattgaaattaaataaactatgCTCATAATACCATACTTAATTCCCCTACCCTTATTTTTAGAGTAGGATAGATAAGACACACTCATTGTCTTGATGagattttatgtttgttgtaGGCTCAACTTTTATTAGTATATACATGTTAcactttttttcattgaaatactaacaagtaaaatagaaaaacaaatgttaaATAGTCTTACGAAAATCGCAGcttattaaaagttttgttgACACGTTTTAGATTTATCggatattttgttaatttcttgAAGTGATTACGATTTAGGGAGAGGGGATTCAATTGTGCAATCGTCATTGGTGGGTGATGTCTTACCATAGTTGATGGCATTACTCATTGGGCAATGGATGGGGTGGATTCTCATTTAGGTGAAATTGTTTCACTGATACAACGTTATGCTTTCAACTCTATGAAGTAAAACAActaggaaaaaggaaaaaaaaaacaaatggttagtaattttgaaatgaattttctttttcattttggtccAATCCATTCTAACCCATTCACTGTTAGCCCAAAATTTTGGAGGTCCAACCCAAAACACATCCATCATTCATCACAGAATACTATAGTTAGTTGTTCATCCAAGCTATACTTGGTCACCTATACTTTTTGTATATCTAAGTTATTCATGTATTCTACAATCGTAAATTTTTGGTATTCATATAATCCACCTCCTACTTATCGTTTATCTATATAAAAAGAGACTTTTAGAAGATCTTCTCTATAATTTTActacatattttgttttgaatgaatgaatttttATTAACTAGATAGATTGGATTTAGTTTGTGATTTGTTGGATGTCCTAAAAATAGGATTTGTGAGTGTATTGGATGATTTCAAGTCACACACGTATTTGTAGGAGAAAGATAAGACTAGTGACTAGATCTTAATTCTCAATGCTTGCTTCCATAGTTTCTTTtaagaacaaacaaacaaaacaaatttgtcATATAATTTCCATCGAGGAGCTGTCAAAGAGAGAACCATACTCAAACTCAAATAAGGGAATCACTGACTGGGTTGGTCTCATTTTCCCTCTCTGACACTACCTCGAAGTGAAGAACTCATCTTTTCATTTGGGATTCTCCCATTTCTTGCTCTTTGCTTTGATTCTTTCCCTTTGTTATGGCGCCGGTTTTATCTCGGTTACTTCTCCGACGGAATGTTCACACACCATTTCTTCGCACCTCCACCACCGCATTTAACTTTTTCAGGTAAGATCgatctatcattttttatgCAGAATTGTGTAGCTTGGAAAAACCCGTATCCGTTTTTGTCGAAATCTTGACTGCTGATGATGGTGGGATTTTGTTTTCCATGATTATGAGATTGTTTTGGAAGTGGGTTTAATCTATTGTGATCACTTAACTTGAATTTAGAATTAATATCATATGGGTTCAGCTAATACTCAGATATTGTAGGGTCTGATGTTTGTTCTGTGAGATAAGTCTTATGGGATTGTATTGGAATGGAAAGCTTAGGTGCAAAATTTCATTAGGATATTAGAATTGCTGTAAATTACTTTCAATCTGGTTGAACGTTTTCCTAGTTCTTGTTTTCATCCGCaaattgaattgttttaaTCTAAATCAAATCTATATGTATAGCGTAAAAGGGTTTAATCCATTATTTTCATACTTTGTTTTTGTGATTAcagtttataataaataaacaaataattatttattttattgggaTCGTATGTTATGTTCTCTTCATGTTGTTATGTAACCCTTTTCTCCTTCTGAAAGCAGAACAATTCATTCTACGGTTTTCTCCACTGTAGAAGTGGACCAAATATCAGGTTCTAAGCCAGGAGATGTTCTCAACTTGGGTGAGTAAAGTTGCTGTAATATCTTTTACGAGCTGCAATGATCAATAACGGttgtttattcatttttttatttgttatcttATACTAAAATTAATGTTGGATATTGTGTATTTGACTAAACTTATTCATTGCATAAGAAAAGGAATGTTAACacaacatgtttttattttagtgcAGGGTAAATGGATTGGATCTTCCGGTTGGAATACTATTGTAGATCCTCTAAATGGAGAACCATTTATTAGAGTTGCCGAAGTCAACGAAACAGAGATTCAGGTACTGCTACTAATGGCTgcttatttctttaaaaatctGCTTGCCTTTACTTGGTGGATTGCTTTTGCAGCCATTTGTGAAGAGTCTAACCAAATGCCCCAAGCATGGCTTACACAATCCTTTCAAATCGCCTGAGAGGTTCTTATAGATCACTTTGTAGATAATCTTCTTTAGTTTGTCTCTAATTTTTGTCTCATTGGTCCTTTGCTTGAGTGAGATTGTTAATTTGACACAAATATTCTATTacattttgtcatatttgcagATATTTGTTGTTCGGAGATGTATCTTCCAAGTCTGCCGACGTGCTTTCCAAGCCAGAGGTGTGATGAACATTTAATTGTTTAACTCTTTCCTTGTCATTGTTTTCTTACTTCTCTTGCCCTTTGTGAGGTGGCATTCTTTTTTACAATAGTTTACTCAAACAAAACATGGTTTTGCAGGTGACTGACTTCTTTGCAAGGCTGATTCAAAGAGTTTCTCCAAAAAGTTATCAGCAAGCTTGTGCTGAAGTAAATGTTACTGTTAAATTTCTACGGAACTTCTCTGGCGATCAGGTAAGGTTTAATGAAAGTAGTTGGTCAATGGTGTTTGTTGTAATACTGCTTATTTGGTTACTTGAACAACTCTTTTGAGGTCAGCCTTAAGGAATGACCATGTTGGCTTAGGTCTAatgaactaaactttttaGGAAAACCCTTGATGTCTCTAAAGTTTGGCTCTTGGACAGGCACAGACTTTTTATGAGAACTCACTTAAAGCCgttatttcaaacataatgCGTGAGAAAATTGACTTGAAAGAAACTATAGAGACCCTTCTAAGACTCCTATGGACGAGTTAGGAAATTTAGTATATCATGCACTTAAGTGTAACTCTCCCTTTATCTTCATCAATGTAATTGTGTTGGAGttgtttgtgtatatatatgtatgtacatACTTTTTAGCAAATAAGTAAGATGAATCTTATGAATATTgcatttattactattttaaaaacatgattGTAGGTGTTGTTTCATGCTTTAGTGATCTTGCTTGTAAGTTGTAACTACCTATTTTTTACAAAGCTTGCAATGTGATCTCTGTTCACGATCCAAGGATTGGAATGTacttaaaagtttaaacaatTAGTTAATGAAACCAAATAGAGTTCTGTCACATAGAAGGTTTCATAACAAGTTGTTCGTGTGAAGAGTTTGTTGACTAGTTGTTTATGGTGTTTAAATACAGGTTCGCTTCCTAGCAAGGTCCTTTGCAGTACCTGGAGATCATCTTGGACAACAAAGTCATGGTTTCCGTTGGCCTTATGGTCCCGTAAGACAACTTAGATGACTCCTCtataaaatcaaaaaaataaaagaaaaactgttGTTATTGAGTCTCTtttgataaatgaaatattcataaaatacGTATAGATGGAtataaaaacaacataattaagagatatataattaaagtagTAAATGATTAGGTTAGCCTAGCTTTTTCTTACGCCGGATAAGGTTTGTCTATATTAAGTAATTTCAAGTAGTTTTCAAGATAAAGTTAAAATGCTCGATATGTTTtatgttcttaattttttgtGATTGTGTATTTACTTTTCAATGTTTATATTTCTGCTCAATAAATTGTGAACATTTATAGGTTGCAATTATCACTCCTTTCAACTTTCCATTAGAAATTCCTGTACTTCAGTTGATGGGTGCACTTTACATGGGCAACAAACCcgttttaaaagttgatagcAAGGTAATTTTCTATggttgaataagaaaattaaattacggtatacacataaatttataaatattttaattttaacttataaataaaataactacgaattctttttaatatgttgTAGGTTAGCATTGTTATGGAGCAAATGATTCGATTGCTTCACCATTGTGGACTACCTCTAGaagatttagattttataaattgtgATGGGAAGACCATGAACAAGTTTTTGATGGAGGTAAATTTATACTTGAGTGCTGTTAGCTCTTTTAGTTTGAAGGTTTTATTTCCTCAACCTTATTTTGACCATTTTATCATAACGAACTTCTTTCATCATGCAGATATTATATacgtgtgtgtatatatattataaaatctatctatctataatttttcaaatattgttaatatacAGTAGTGCTTGAAGATATGCcataattagaaagaaaaaaaagcactCAGTGTTCTTTGTTCATTCTACTTTtgttgaacaaaataaatgaatcaaCATATTAGATTTATGGCCTAAGTTATCCTACGAATTTTATAGGCAAATCCATCCATGACTCTTTTCACCGGTAGCTCAAGGGTGGCAGATAAGTTAGCTGTTGACTTGAAGGGCCGCATTAAATTGGAAGATGCAGGTTTTGATTGGAAAGTCTTAGGACCAGATGTTCGAGAGGTCATTAGCTCTATCACACCTCATACCATTTCTGCACCTTCAATacaaaatgtcaattttattCCTTATCTTTTGTGGTTACTAAATTGCAGGAAGACTATGTTGCATGGGTTTGTGATCAAGATGCTTATGCTTGTAGTGGCCAAAAGTGTTCAGCACAGTCGATACTGTTTATGCATGAGGTTTAatgtttaagttttgttttgcGTACTAcatctaaatatttgttttgtgttatcctattattattctatg
This genomic interval carries:
- the LOC101214440 gene encoding probable aldehyde dehydrogenase isoform X3; this encodes MENHLLELPKSTKQRFRYLLFGDVSSKSADVLSKPEVTDFFARLIQRVSPKSYQQACAEVNVTVKFLRNFSGDQVRFLARSFAVPGDHLGQQSHGFRWPYGPVAIITPFNFPLEIPVLQLMGALYMGNKPVLKVDSKVSIVMEQMIRLLHHCGLPLEDLDFINCDGKTMNKFLMEANPSMTLFTGSSRVADKLAVDLKGRIKLEDAGFDWKVLGPDVREEDYVAWVCDQDAYACSGQKCSAQSILFMHENWSTTSLISKIKDLAERRNLTDLTIGPVLTLTTEAILDHLNKLIKIPGAKLLFGGEPLKNHSIPPVYGAIKPTALYIPLEEMMKDENYELVTKEIFGPFQIVTEYKRDQLSVVLDALERMHAHLTAAVVSNDPLFLQEVIGNTVNGTTYVGLRARTTGAPQNHWFGPAGDPRGAGIGTPEAIKLVWSCHREIIYDIGPLPSHWTVPSST
- the LOC101214440 gene encoding probable aldehyde dehydrogenase isoform X2 yields the protein MFSTWGKWIGSSGWNTIVDPLNGEPFIRVAEVNETEIQPFVKSLTKCPKHGLHNPFKSPERYLLFGDVSSKSADVLSKPEVTDFFARLIQRVSPKSYQQACAEVNVTVKFLRNFSGDQVRFLARSFAVPGDHLGQQSHGFRWPYGPVAIITPFNFPLEIPVLQLMGALYMGNKPVLKVDSKVSIVMEQMIRLLHHCGLPLEDLDFINCDGKTMNKFLMEANPSMTLFTGSSRVADKLAVDLKGRIKLEDAGFDWKVLGPDVREEDYVAWVCDQDAYACSGQKCSAQSILFMHENWSTTSLISKIKDLAERRNLTDLTIGPVLTLTTEAILDHLNKLIKIPGAKLLFGGEPLKNHSIPPVYGAIKPTALYIPLEEMMKDENYELVTKEIFGPFQIVTEYKRDQLSVVLDALERMHAHLTAAVVSNDPLFLQEVIGNTVNGTTYVGLRARTTGAPQNHWFGPAGDPRGAGIGTPEAIKLVWSCHREIIYDIGPLPSHWTVPSST
- the LOC101214440 gene encoding probable aldehyde dehydrogenase isoform X1 yields the protein MAPVLSRLLLRRNVHTPFLRTSTTAFNFFRTIHSTVFSTVEVDQISGSKPGDVLNLVQGKWIGSSGWNTIVDPLNGEPFIRVAEVNETEIQPFVKSLTKCPKHGLHNPFKSPERYLLFGDVSSKSADVLSKPEVTDFFARLIQRVSPKSYQQACAEVNVTVKFLRNFSGDQVRFLARSFAVPGDHLGQQSHGFRWPYGPVAIITPFNFPLEIPVLQLMGALYMGNKPVLKVDSKVSIVMEQMIRLLHHCGLPLEDLDFINCDGKTMNKFLMEANPSMTLFTGSSRVADKLAVDLKGRIKLEDAGFDWKVLGPDVREEDYVAWVCDQDAYACSGQKCSAQSILFMHENWSTTSLISKIKDLAERRNLTDLTIGPVLTLTTEAILDHLNKLIKIPGAKLLFGGEPLKNHSIPPVYGAIKPTALYIPLEEMMKDENYELVTKEIFGPFQIVTEYKRDQLSVVLDALERMHAHLTAAVVSNDPLFLQEVIGNTVNGTTYVGLRARTTGAPQNHWFGPAGDPRGAGIGTPEAIKLVWSCHREIIYDIGPLPSHWTVPSST